The segment ACATGAATGATCTTCTTTCCACAATTACCTATAttaaccctcaaactgaacacggATCATTTGTcagatttattatagattCGCCAGCACTTTGCACTGAATAAACTGTTTAAATTGTCCTTTCAGTCCTTATAAGTCTCTTTTgacacaaacttttttttggatAAGTTTCCAACCTCGAGATTTtagtaagatttttttttaaacaatggaTTAGAAATGACACGGACACGAAATAcccacgtgttcagtttgagggttaatatatgcatattaaagattctaattctaaatatctataaattaagcGTCAGATCAGAAGACGAGATTAATTCTGTAagagtcaatttttttttatattacatgtgtgtgataaaaataaaaattttacatatctcGAAAAGAACTAAAAAGatgtcgttaaaaaaatattatcaaaatatctcacgttttagaaaaattattttaaagatatctaCATTgcattccatttttttttcattttgtttgatataattgaaattaataaaattaataaattgatgtaactaaaactattaaaaataaaaaattgaagttttccccaacatttttttcagcatatgcatattaatattttcagattCTTCAAAAGCGCCAGGCAATTGAATCATTTGAAAGCATCCTGAAGCATATTAAATGTGAGAAAATTTACTTGTGAGGAAATTTACGCGAAGGTGAGTCAATTATGTtgtattaaacattttcattaGCCTTATCTTTTGTACAAAATCAAACGAAAAATATGACATGTGCTGATAACTGGATGATAAGATctgaatttgattaaaatacatCGGTGGATTTTTATGCGCGCACAATCGTAAACATTTTGAatgcaataattaaagattcgCGCGAGAAAATATTGTAGGTAGTATTgtggtattatattttcaattacaagTGTGCACAAAAAATCAACTATAATAGATTTCgttgtgtaatatattttatcacgcTCCCACGTATTGCATTTCTACCTTCAAAGAGACACATTACAATGCGACATTCTAtgtgcatattatattacacactTTGTGCAATTTTATACGTTATGATGAAAATGTTGCGTTGGCATtagcgtataaaaataacagataTAAAACGTCGATGATTAACTTGAACAATTTCCTGTTTTATCAGTAATTAAAAGATACTTGGATTTTTTTCTAGCACAACGTTTATCAAGCTCAAACAATTCTAATCACAATTGAATCGttcttaatttcaaaatataaattagagtacttttttatattataaagtaaaataataaacgttaaacagtaataaattttaattttatacttttatatttttatatttttaattgataagaattattcagaattataaaatcataaaataatgaatagttatatattgtatttctcgttatgtataattttagagATCATATCTAAAGTAAATCTTTATAAGCAAAGACagaattaatgcaattttgtgttctaaaaatttatcaaatgtaaACATATTATACAGGATGAGGAAAAAATACCGGAATcttgaaaaatctcgaaaattaaaagttttacagaaaaaatgtttcagataaaagttgtatggtttcgagggatCGAACCAATGGTATCATTTTATGTTCCCcttgaaaccatacaactcTTGTCTGAACACTTttctataaaacttatatttttcgagattttttagAGTCTcggtatattttattcaccctatatatgtatatttgtaattatattatagcgTCTAATATCTGAAATCGCGTATGTCAAGTGTAAAGCTCGTGAATTATGGACTTTCTCGAATTATTAGACACTAGAGAGCAAACAACAATAACAGTATTACTTGTTTCTGAGTCGAAATCACGAATGCCTTCTGCAGATGAAGTTTCATCGTAACATCTAATGTCGTTGATCGTCGACACATCGAGAAACGGTATCCTTTGGATGATGTTGTTCTCAGTCGAGATCATGAGGATGAGGAGCACGACGGCGAAGGCGAAGCCGCACCACAataatctctttttcatttttgcgaTGACTCTTTTCATCGGAACGCGCtaccgaaataaaaattaccgaTTTGTGTGTCGTGAGATGTTTTGAatacaatcttttatttatatatcagctttattatttattcttcaagAGACGCATGCATTTTTTactcatattaaatttaatctacactcaaaaacatattttgtatctgttagaatattgtttgtcacgtatagaatttatagcagcaatattctagaaaatttagattccattgccaaatattaatcacaaatataattattcttaacgATAGgtcttaaagataggcatcacagacaaattttctgtctaaattacattaatagtacagatataaattctgtctctgtcatttaaattgattaagtgcaaaatatatgcggtatcacagtatttgctaataatttatctgtttcaattaattttttacacctagaaaatttttgttgcaagatcatttgtTTGAGTGAATGATTcgttttaaatcaattttactaaaaatcaTGAGgatcttgaaataaataaattatcattcaaaataatattttgctaatgtagatagatttctagatgtctcaattaaaatttatcgctactttttgtatctgttagaatattgtttgtcacgtatagaatttacaacagcaatattctagcaatacctctagaaaatttagattccattgccaaatattaatcacaaatataattattcttaacgataggccttaaagataggcatcacagacaaattttctgtctaaattacattaatagcacagatataaattctgtctctgtcatttaaattgattaaatgcaaaatatatgcagtatcacggtatttgctaataatttatctgtttcagttaatttttttacacctagaaaattttttttgaagttgcaagatcatttttttgagtgtacaatgtttctaatataaaaaaataattgtaaacaaaaatCCGTGATACGAAACGATAAAATCCATTCAAATCTGtctaaatatgtaattaattattttaaataaaataaaataatataggaaTGAACTTTTTTGATAGAAGATAACACACTATCGGAGAGAGTgcagattatttatttctaatattacatGCAGGAAAGGATCATTAAAAAGATggttattttgatattttggtttattcatgataaatatatcgcaGTAAGTCATGCAAGTTTAATATTCACATGTaagttttatctttttgaCTATTATATCGCAAGAAACCGCAAgagattgcaaaaatatatagtctaTCACTTCGGAAACAATTTAATCAGCAGTTTTCCTTCTGATACGTTAATTCGAGCAGTGTCAAATTATGACTCGAGCACGCGTCGCGCACGTCACGcatgtcaaataaaattgtcgGAAATATTTAAACCATCTCATCAAATAGACGCAAAGAGGACAATGATTGAAGATTAGATTATCGCGTGATATTGGAATAACatatatgataatgataaatgattataataaccATCATATACACATGATATCATGTAACGCACGACAGTCACATGACTTGgtaacaaaatattcttttgtaaCAAGATATTTACGCGAGAAGGAACGCACGTGGAAAGCGCAAAGACTCaagtcaataaaatatttaaataaaaccatttttttacACAGCGAGTTAAAAGCCtctcgtttaaaaatatttaaaaaaatatcgcaggattcttttatacaattaatattaaattgattgtaGCACAAATACCTGGTTTACAGCGCTCGTTTATAAGCTCGTCCCCTCGTCTCTATCTTCGCAAAAATCTCTCCTATGCCCTCTCGTAGTAGGTGTCGGCCTCCAATCATCACGTTCCAATACAAATGTGATATACGAtgcgctattattttttttctctctttttttaccgtacaatattaatatttatgacccGCGATACATGTTTGTATCcgcgtataataaaattgtcgcGCGTCCGCGTTTCCCGTCACATCACAATCGGCCACTGTAACATTACACGATCCcgcgatgagaaaaaaattaaatccgttaataatatatgatatcgaTTTCCcggtctttctttctcttttccatTCAGAACGCGTCGTCTTGCGTGTGAAGACGAGGCCGGATTTCGCGCTGGGATAGAACGCgtgaagatgaaaaaaaaaaaaaaaaaaaaaggtgtcACTCCTTCCCGAGATAAGAgctcgagagaaagagagaggaagagcgAGAGTACTCGCTCACGCGCGGAATAGTACTCGGATACTATCCGGCAGTACTCTCGCGTGGCAGCCGTGAACTGTCACCGGCTGTCAGATTTGCCATCGACTCGATATGCGGAATATTGCCAACGATATATCAATTCAATTGATCATTACTGGTTATGCTAATTATTATGATCAACAACTTCGTGATGTTGTCTCTTCCCCCGGAAAATCCCGGAGCATTATTGCAGAACTTGATCGCATGACGTACACGTCAAGATACTTTCATCGCCGTATACTCCGTTCCTCCACCCGTATCGATCGTCTCGCCGACAATCGACGTGGTTCATGACTGACGTTCCAGAATGAAACGATTCGGCCGCGATATAagtgatgataataataataataataatactgttTGCAATTGAGCACAGAAAGTGAGAGAGACAGACTTCCTCCCCGACGTGATTACATCTCACGACTACTCGAAACGGCTTTGCTGATGGACAGAGGTCGAGTGTCACCCCTCTGCTGCTGATAGTGCgctctataataaaatatatttccgaCGCATGCGTAAGGACGGCGACCGACGGAGACGACGCGACGCAACGGCGACGGGAACGCGTGACAACGCATGACACGACGCTTTTATTCTGCTGCTGCTGCTCTCTTCTCCTCGGGAGAGTCCGGGGCTCTCGCGAGAGATGTTCGCGGGTGTTTGACGACGACAGGTGTAAATATACGCGTCGTCGTGTGTGATTTACAACATGACATAAATGTATACCCGATGATAATGTACAGATGACGTTCGGCCCAATTTTCAACCAAGACTTTTATTGTCAGTTAAAATTGTACGTGTACACtgtatttttttgctttcgtCTACGTGTGCTCGTATCATATATTACAGCTATATGCATGTCCTCGAAAACTACACCTGATGCACGAGATATTAtgctcttttctttcttttttttttttttgtttttgttttttgtttcctttttttattatttgttatttaaacacTTAGATGATGTACATACAAGAAAGAGCTCGAAATACGCTAATATGTCGAGATTCGTTTTCGATCGTGATAAACATCAGGCGATGGGGATATTCTGCTTCTTCGCGTCCTCCATGAGCTTTAGCACCATCGCCTGCCATTCCTCGGGACGATTTTCGGTGTACCACACGACTATCTTCTCCACGTTCTTCTTCTGCGTTTCTGTGCACCTTCGACATTTCGTCGCGAACGCCTCGGCGGCGTGCTCTGAAAAACGTGACAGCTCGAATATTACGACAGATTTATCTCGAGGTCGTGACgtttcgattatatatttccatgcagtatcattaattatatttgttataaattttctaaacgCGAACCGATTTGAATtaagagtaaaattttttttttaataatgcaaattttgcacggattaaaaaaaatttcctacaCACGagtgaaaatgtaattaaatctcTTTAATAACGAAATTAACTCCGAAAAATAACTCCTTAGACTTttacattgttatatttacTGATTTATACTGATaccagaaatataaaaattgttatattaatatttattgatttatactGATaccagaaatataaaaattgttatattgatatttattgatttatactGATaccagaaatataaaaattgttatgttgatatttattgatttatactGATACCAggaatgtaacaaaaatatcgacaattaatgagtttaaAAAGTACGAagaatataacttaaaaatgtGCACAAATCAAACAAGTCGAAACACACATTTATCacacaacaataaattaatgtttttaatatttttatcttataaaatgttatctcttttcatattttccacAGATTAGATgagaaagaataatattgttattgcgttatactttattaatagcattacttgtaattaattaataatacctCTCTGTTACTTTCAAtatcccaggtagcaagcacatgacattttgacgtcaaaatatggTCAGTTCGAACCAAATATGACGTAAAAATGACAGAAAAATGACGGACTAATGTCACAGACTGATGACATTTCAAGACGATAAAAAGACATGACTTCATGATCATTTTAGACCTATTAAtgacgttttaatgacatttgatcttgaatcttttcctctagtgtgaattcgtaaaaaatgaaaaatttattcacaaatattgaattcatTGATGAAACTTCtcacttttcacgagttcacgctagaggaaaagattgaTGATCAAATGTCATGATCAAATCCCAGGTTATAGAGAAGAGGGTTATAATTCATGTTAGGACCCTGAGATATAGagaattgtgaatatcaaaattatacacaaaattgttttaataatttaagatattataaaaaattaaatgtgtttttagttaaaaaaaatagtaatacttaggcgatttataataatgacttaagaggcacgatattatgacgtttttttttacagcatCATTAAGACGTCACAAAaaagacgttttaaattaaacattatttggtcacgtgacgtcattgaaccagaaatgaccagtttacgtcaaaatgacatgtgcttgctacctggggtatttaaagaaaaagactCTTACAACACTTTGGttctcttaaatttatataaagtaataagatGTCACATACGTTTGAAATATATCTGGTCGTCTGTCACGCATGGACCGCGATCCATGAAACAGTTGTAATATTGATTTCGTAGCTCATCGTTGGGTAAAATATCGTCGGGATTGATATGATCGAACATGTCCGAGTAAAGTTCTTCGGCGATGGCAACCACCAACAGGCCGGCCAAGAGGGTCAGCAAAAGAAAACTTGATTTacccatatttttttcttaggaATTCGTACCGCGCGAAACTGAATATCGATTAGGTCCGGAGTCTCTTTTATAGTTTGCACTC is part of the Anoplolepis gracilipes chromosome 2, ASM4749672v1, whole genome shotgun sequence genome and harbors:
- the LOC140663169 gene encoding ejaculatory bulb-specific protein 3-like, with translation MGKSSFLLLTLLAGLLVVAIAEELYSDMFDHINPDDILPNDELRNQYYNCFMDRGPCVTDDQIYFKQHAAEAFATKCRRCTETQKKNVEKIVVWYTENRPEEWQAMVLKLMEDAKKQNIPIA